The window CGGTAGCACGGAGACGACGTCGTACCGCTGGCAAAGCGTGTACGGCGGGATGCGAACGGATGAGGCGAAGCGCCAACGGCAGGGTGCGCAGCCTGGTGCAGTCCAACGCGCCGCCCCGGGATCGGCGCCGGACGGCAGCGTTCGTGACACTTCGCACACGGTCGAGCCGTACACCCGGGAAACCAAACGCCTGCACCCATGTCCACCGTTCGCACACTCGAGGAGCAGCGCCAGGAGTTCTCACGGGGGCGCATGCTGGCGATGCCGATCGCCGGCACGATCGCCTGGGCGGTGGTCGGCACCTTCGGCCCGATGCTCGACGTGGGGAGGGCTGGCCTGTTGATGTATGTCGCGACGGGTTCGATCGCCTACCTGGGGATGTTCATCTCCCGGTTTACCGGTGAACACTTCCTCGACAAGTCGAAGCCGAAGAACGTGTTTGACGCCCTGTTCTTTCACGGGATGGCGCAGGCGGTGCTGGTGTACTCCATCGCGATTCCCTTCGCCATTGAGGTGCCCAGCTCGGCGCCGCTGAGTGTGGGGATCCTGGCCGGCCTGATGTGGATTCCCGTGTCGTGGATCGTGCAACATTGGATCGGGTGGTTTCACACCGTCACGCGCACCGTACTGATCGTCGCGGCGTGGTATGCCTTTCCCACGGAGCGATTCCTGACCATTCCGTGGATCATCGTGGGGGTCTACCTCGTGACGATCGCCGTGCTGGAGAGGCGCTGGCGGCGCGTGCGCGGGGCGGCGCGCGCCGGGTAGCTCAAGGCCCGGGTCGGATTCAACGAGGGACAGGGCCCAGCCGACTACACGTCCGCCGCGCGGCCGGCATCCAACGATCATGACCCCCCTCATTCGCGTCACGGCGCTCTGCGCTTGCCTCGGCGCCGCCAGCGTGTTGCCGGGCCAGATATCGCGACCACAAACGAACGACTCCGCGCGTATCGCCCGCATCGAACGCCGGCTCCTTCCCTCGGTCCCCCTGGCTGGGACGCCAGACTCCGGCTGGTCGGTCCGCGAGCGCCTCGCCCATCACGACGTCGCCGGGATGAGTGTGGCCGTCATTCGGGGCGGCACGCTGGCCTGGGCCGGGGCCTATGGCGTCCGCGATCGCACGACCGGCGCACCGATGGATACCAGCACCATCCTGCAAGGCGGTTCATTGAGCAAGCCGATGGCCGCGGCGATCGGGCTCTCCCTTGTGCAGGACGGCACGCTCACGCTCGACGATGATGTCAACCGGTGGCTCCGCAGTTGGCGCGTGCCCGTGGACAGCTTCACGCGAGCGCACCCGGTCACCATGCGCCTCCTGTTGAGCCATCGCGCTGGTGTCTCGGTGAGCGGGTTTGACGGGTACCCGCGAGGCGCCCCGCTGCCGACCGTTGAGCAGGTCCTGCGCCGCGAAGGGCCAACGAACTCGGACACGATCCGGGTGGTGCGCACCCCCGGGACCGCGGCAGCCTACTCGGGGGGCGGGTACCTCATCGCACAACAGGTGATGACCGACGCCACCAGCCGCGCATTCAATGCCTTGGCGTTCGAGCGACTCTTCCGCCCACTTGGCCTCACCCGTTCAACGTATGCCTCGCTTGCGGACCAGGCGAACCGCGGCAACATCGCGCACGGGTACTTCGGTG is drawn from Gemmatimonadota bacterium and contains these coding sequences:
- a CDS encoding beta-lactamase family protein encodes the protein MTPLIRVTALCACLGAASVLPGQISRPQTNDSARIARIERRLLPSVPLAGTPDSGWSVRERLAHHDVAGMSVAVIRGGTLAWAGAYGVRDRTTGAPMDTSTILQGGSLSKPMAAAIGLSLVQDGTLTLDDDVNRWLRSWRVPVDSFTRAHPVTMRLLLSHRAGVSVSGFDGYPRGAPLPTVEQVLRREGPTNSDTIRVVRTPGTAAAYSGGGYLIAQQVMTDATSRAFNALAFERLFRPLGLTRSTYASLADQANRGNIAHGYFGDGKPVPGGWRVLPEQAPASLWTTPSEYARFVVELQRAWRGDTGRLLSPATVRAMMTLQGAEADEQGIGVGLKGNPPFRFSHTGWNDGFRSIAIGYLDRGDGIVVLTNADDGDEVAMEYVRAAAREYGWEDLAPRTRTAIAVSAADRAAMVGRYRTGPESVIEIAERDGELIAGPAGRRLMPLLAERRDQFFFTFTADAALSVERDATGRVAAIRWNLGGREVRGERIPN